The proteins below are encoded in one region of Macaca nemestrina isolate mMacNem1 chromosome 10, mMacNem.hap1, whole genome shotgun sequence:
- the LOC139356866 gene encoding taste receptor type 2 member 31-like yields MITFLPIIFSTLVVVTFVTGNCANGFIALVNSTEWVKRQKISFADQILTALAVSRVGLLWVLLLNWYATVLNPAFYSVEVRTTTYNVWAVTSHFSKWLATSLSIFYLLKIANFSNLIFLHLKRRVKNVILVMLLGPLLVLACHLFMVNMNEIVRTKEYEENMTWKYVLRNAIYHPGMTVTTLQNLVPFTLTLISFLLLICSLCKHLKKMQLHGKGSQDPSTKVHIKALQIVISFLLLSVIYFVSVIISIWSFESLGNKPVLMFCQAITFSYSSAHPFIVIWGNKKLKQIFLSVLWNMRYWVKGQKPSSP; encoded by the coding sequence atgATAACTTTTCTACCCATCATTTTTTCCACTCTAGTAGTGGTTACATTTGTTACTGGAAATTGTGCTAATGGCTTCATAGCATTGGTAAATTCCACTGAGTGGGTCAAGAGACAAAAGATCTCCTTTGCTGACCAAATTCTCACTGCTCTGGCGGTCTCCAGAGTTGGTTTGCTCTGGGTATTATTATTAAATTGGTACGCAACTGTGTTGAATCCAGCGTTTTATAGTGTAGAAGTAAGAACTACCACTTATAATGTCTGGGCAGTAACCAGCCATTTCAGCAAATGGCTTGCTACTAGTCTCAGCATATTTTATTTGCTCAAGATTGCCAATTTCTCCAaccttatttttcttcacttaaaaAGGAGAGTTAAGAATGTCATTCTGGTGATGCTGTTGGGGCCTTTGCTCGTTTTGGCTTGTCATCTTTTTATGGTAAACATGAATGAGATTGTACGGacaaaagaatatgaagaaaacatGACTTGGAAGTACGTGTTGAGGAATGCGATTTACCATCCAGGTATGACTGTAACCACGCTACAGAACTTAGTACCTTTCACTCTGACCCTGATATcttttctgctgttaatctgtTCTCTGTGTAAACATCTGAAGAAGATGCAGCTCCATGGCAAAGGATCTCAAGATCCCAGCACCAAGGTCCACATAAAAGCTTTGCAAATTGTGATCTCCTTCCTCTTGTTAAGTGTCATTTACTTTGTGTCTGTAATTATATCAATTTGGAGTTTTGAGAGTCTGGGAAACAAACCTGTCTTGATGTTCTGCCAAGCTATTACATTCAGCTATTCTTCAGCCCACCCATTCATCGTGATTTGGGGAAACAAGAAGCTAAAGcagatttttctttcagttttgtggAACATGAGGTACTGGGTGAAAGGACAGAAACCTTCATCTCCATAA